The proteins below come from a single Deinococcus roseus genomic window:
- a CDS encoding spore coat protein U domain-containing protein encodes MIKRTLALALTLFCTASAAGTVTVTDGGSNTSDTAISTEVLNSCTLTTTDAVFTNYTATQSTDLTTSTAGVSIQCNDGAQYTLELISNPGPTTTEPAMVHATLPNEYLVYLLDSISDGITLDGLRTYTADGEPVTFTLSYLIPAGQFSAAAGDYSDTQTLTIDLLN; translated from the coding sequence ATGATCAAACGCACATTGGCCCTGGCCCTCACCCTGTTCTGTACAGCATCTGCAGCAGGCACAGTCACTGTGACAGACGGCGGCAGCAACACTTCAGACACCGCCATCTCCACCGAGGTGCTGAACTCCTGCACCCTCACCACCACCGATGCGGTGTTCACCAACTACACCGCCACGCAAAGCACCGACCTCACCACCAGCACCGCAGGAGTGAGCATCCAGTGCAACGATGGTGCCCAGTACACCCTGGAACTGATTTCCAACCCCGGTCCCACCACCACCGAGCCCGCCATGGTGCATGCAACCCTGCCCAACGAGTACCTGGTTTACCTGCTGGACAGCATTTCTGATGGCATCACCCTGGATGGACTGCGCACCTACACTGCCGATGGGGAGCCAGTGACCTTCACCCTCTCCTACCTGATTCCTGCAGGGCAGTTCAGTGCCGCCGCCGGGGATTACTCGGACACCCAGACCCTCACCATTGACCTCCTCAACTGA
- a CDS encoding spore coat protein U domain-containing protein, giving the protein MRKMIALIAALSLSTALAAPTGVVATDGGTNTSDVVITTTVLNSCILTTENIDLSDYTATADGADTPSDSATVTVQCNDGASYTLSRTGGSSFDLDHDVLPGETLTVSLSDTLPSGTETITDAADAPTYTRSYTITADVDAGQFDAAAGDYSGTVTVTIDLVDGSPE; this is encoded by the coding sequence ATGCGCAAAATGATTGCTTTGATCGCCGCCCTGTCCCTTTCCACTGCCCTCGCTGCACCCACCGGTGTGGTCGCCACCGATGGAGGCACCAACACCTCTGACGTGGTCATCACCACCACCGTTCTGAACTCCTGCATCCTGACCACCGAAAACATTGATCTGTCCGACTACACCGCCACTGCTGACGGCGCAGACACCCCCAGTGACTCCGCCACCGTCACCGTGCAGTGCAACGACGGCGCTTCTTACACCCTCAGCCGCACCGGTGGCAGCTCCTTCGATCTGGACCATGATGTCCTGCCCGGCGAAACCCTCACCGTCAGCCTGAGCGACACCCTGCCTTCCGGCACCGAAACCATCACCGATGCCGCCGATGCACCCACCTACACCCGCAGCTACACCATCACTGCCGATGTTGACGCTGGCCAGTTTGACGCTGCTGCAGGCGACTACAGCGGAACCGTCACCGTCACCATCGATCTGGTTGACGGCAGCCCCGAGTAA